One Rhinopithecus roxellana isolate Shanxi Qingling chromosome 7, ASM756505v1, whole genome shotgun sequence DNA segment encodes these proteins:
- the RBM10 gene encoding RNA-binding protein 10 isoform X7 translates to MSGSPPLTARAEKVSVDAGRGGGESLQETSPRLADHGSTSGGGWEVKRSQRLRRGPSSPRRPYQDMEYERRGGRGDRTGRYGATDRSQDDGGENRSRDHDYRDMDYRSYPREYGSQEGKHDYDDSSEEQSAEIRGQLQSHGVQAREVRLMRNKSSGQSRGFAFVEFSHLQDATRWMEANQHSLNILGQKVSMHYSDPKPKINEDWLCNKCGVQNFKRREKCFKCGVPKSEAEQKLPLGTRLDQQTLPLGGRELSQGLLPLPQPYQAQGVLASQALSQGSEPSSENANDTIILRNLNPHSTMDSILGALAPYAVLSSSNVRVIKDKQTQLNRGFAFIQLSTIEAAQLLQILQALHPPLTIDGKTINVEFAKGSKRDMASNEGSRISAASVASTAIAAAQWAISQASQGGEGAWATSEEPPVDYSYYQQDEGYGNSQGTESSLYAHGYLKGTKGPGITGTKGDPTGAGPEASLEPGADSVSMQAFSRTQPGAAPGIYQQSAEASSSQGTAANSQSYTIMSPAVLKSELQSPTHPSSALPPATSPTAQESYSQYPVPDVSTYQYDETSGYYYDPQTGLYYDPNSQYYYNAQSQQYLYWDGERRTYVPALEQSADGHKETGAPSKEGKEKKEKHKTKTAQQIAKDMERWARSLNKQKENFKNSFQPISSLRDDERRESATADAGYAILEKKGALAERQHTSMDLPKLASDDRPSPPRGLVAAYSGESDSEEEQERGGPEREEKLTDWQKLACLLCRRQFPSKEALIRHQQLSGLHKQNLEIHRRAHLSENELEALEKNDMEQMKYRDRAAERREKYGIPEPPEPKRRKYGSISTASVDFEQPTRDGLGSDNIGSRMLQAMGWKEGSGLGRKKQGIVTPIEAQTRVRGSGLGARGSSYGVTSTESYKETLHKTMVTRFNEAQ, encoded by the exons TGGTGGTCGTGGTGACAGGACTGGCCGCTATGGAGCCACTGACCGCTCGCAGGATGATGGTGGGGAGAACCGCAGCCGAGACCACGACTACCGGGACATGGACTACCGTTCATATCCCCGCGAGTACGGCAGCCAGGAGGGCAAGCACGACTATGACGACTCATCTGAGGAGCAGAGTGCGGAG ATCCGTGGCCAGCTGCAGTCCCACGGCGTGCAAGCACGGGAGGTTCGGCTGATGCGGAACAAATCTTCAG GTCAGAGCCGGGGCTTCGCCTTCGTCGAGTTTAGTCACTTGCAGGACGCTACACGATGGATGGAAGCCAATCAG CACTCCCTCAACATCCTGGGCCAGAAGGTGTCAATGCACTACAGCGACCCCAAGCCCAAGATCAATGAGGACTGGCTGTGCAATAAG TGTGGCGTCCAGAACTTCAAACGCCGAGAGAAGTGCTTCAAATGTGGCGTGCCCAAGTCAG AGGCAGAGCAGAAGCTGCCCCTCGGCACGAGGCTGGATCAGCAGACACTGCCACTGGGTGGCCGGGAGCTGAGCCAGGGCCTGCTTCCCCTGCCGCAGCCCTACCAGGCCCAGGGAGTCCTGGCCTCCCAAGCCCTGTCACAAGGCTCAGAGCCAAGCTCAGAGAACGCCAATGACA CCATCATTTTGCGCAACCTGAACCCACACAGCACCATGGATTCCATCCTGGGGGCCCTGGCACCCTACGCAGTGCTGTCCTCCTCCAACGTGCGCGTCATAAAGGACAAGCAGACCCAACTGAACCGCGGCTTTGCCTTCATCCAGCTCTCCACCATC GAGGCAGCCCAGCTGCTGCAGATCCTGCAAGCCCTGCACCCACCACTCACCATCGACGGCAAGACCATCAATGTTGAGTTTGCCAAGGGTTCTAAGAG GGACATGGCCTCCAATGAAGGCAGTCGCATCAGTGCTGCCTCTGTGGCCAGCACTGCCATTGCTGCGGCCCAGTGGGCCATCTCACAG GCCTCCCAAGGTGGGGAGGGTGCCTGGGCCACCTCCGAGGAGCCGCCGGTCGACTATAGCTACTACCAACAGGATGAGGGCTATGGCAACAGCCAGGGCACAGAGTCTTCCCTCTATGCCCATGGCTACCTCAAGGGCACCAAGGGCCCTGGCATCACTGGAACCAAAGGGGACCCCACCGGAGCAG gtcctgaggcctccctagagcCTGGGGCTGACTCTGTGTCGATGCAGGCTTTCTCTCGCACCCAGCCTGGTGCTGCCCCTGGCATCTACCAACAATCAGCCGAGGCGAGCAGCAGCCAGGGCACTGCTGCCAACAGCCAG TCGTATACCATCATGTCACCCGCTGTGCTCAAATCTGAGCTCCAGAGCCCTACCCATCCTAGTTCTGCTCTCCCACCGGCCACCAGCCCCACTGCCCAGGAATCCTACAGCCAGTACC CTGTTCCCGACGTCTCCACCTACCAGTACGATGAGACCTCCGGCTACTACTATGATCCCCAGACCGGCCTCTACTATGACCCCAACTCCCAG tatTACTACAATGCTCAAAGCCAGCAGTACCTGTACTGGGATGGGGAGAGGCGGACCTATGTTCCCGCCCTGGAGCAGTCGGCCGATGGGCATAAGGAGACGGGGGCACCCTCGAAGGAGGgcaaagagaagaaggagaagcacAAGACCAAAACAGCTCAACAG ATTGCCAAGGACATGGAACGCTGGGCCCGCagtctcaacaaacaaaaagaaaacttcaaaaatagTTTCCAGCCTATCAGCTCCCTGCGAGATGACGAGAGGCGGGAGTCGGCCACTGCAGATGCTGGCTATGCCATCCTCGAGAAGAAG GGAGCACTAGCCGAGAGACAGCACACCAGCATGGATCTCCCGAAATTGGCCAGTGACGACCGCCCA AGCCCTCCGCGAGGGCTGGTGGCAGCCTACAGCGGGGAAAGTGACAGTGAGGAGGAGCAGGAGCGTGGGGGCCCCGAGCGGGAGGAGAAGCTCACCGACTGGCAGAAGCTGGCCTGTCTGCTCTGCCGACGCCAGTTCCCCAGCAAAGAGGCGCTCATCCGGCACCAGCAGCTCTCAGGGCTCCACAAG CAAAACCTTGAGATTCACCGGCGAGCCCACTTGTCAGAAAACGAGCTAGAAGCACTAGAGAAGAATGACATGGAG CAAATGAAGTACCGGGACCGTGCAGCTGAACGCAGAGAGAAGTATGGCATCCCCGAGCCGCCAGAGCCCAAGAGGAGGAAGTATGGCAGCATATCCACAGCCTCCGT AGACTTCGAGCAGCCTACTCGGGACGGGCTGGGCAGTGACAACATTGGCAGTCGCATGCTCCAGGCCATGGGCTGGAAAGAGGGCAGCGGCCTGGGCCGCAAGAAGCAGGGCATTGTAACGCCCATCGAG GCCCAAACACGGGTGCGGGGCTCCGGCCTGGGTGCACGGGGCAGCTCCTACGGGGTCACCTCAACCGAGTCCTACAAGGAGACACTGCACAAGACAATGGTGACCCGCTTCAACGAGGCCCAGTGA
- the RBM10 gene encoding RNA-binding protein 10 isoform X10 has product MLRMLPQAATEDDIRGQLQSHGVQAREVRLMRNKSSGQSRGFAFVEFSHLQDATRWMEANQHSLNILGQKVSMHYSDPKPKINEDWLCNKCGVQNFKRREKCFKCGVPKSEAEQKLPLGTRLDQQTLPLGGRELSQGLLPLPQPYQAQGVLASQALSQGSEPSSENANDTIILRNLNPHSTMDSILGALAPYAVLSSSNVRVIKDKQTQLNRGFAFIQLSTIVEAAQLLQILQALHPPLTIDGKTINVEFAKGSKRDMASNEGSRISAASVASTAIAAAQWAISQASQGGEGAWATSEEPPVDYSYYQQDEGYGNSQGTESSLYAHGYLKGTKGPGITGTKGDPTGAGPEASLEPGADSVSMQAFSRTQPGAAPGIYQQSAEASSSQGTAANSQSYTIMSPAVLKSELQSPTHPSSALPPATSPTAQESYSQYPVPDVSTYQYDETSGYYYDPQTGLYYDPNSQYYYNAQSQQYLYWDGERRTYVPALEQSADGHKETGAPSKEGKEKKEKHKTKTAQQIAKDMERWARSLNKQKENFKNSFQPISSLRDDERRESATADAGYAILEKKGALAERQHTSMDLPKLASDDRPSPPRGLVAAYSGESDSEEEQERGGPEREEKLTDWQKLACLLCRRQFPSKEALIRHQQLSGLHKQNLEIHRRAHLSENELEALEKNDMEQMKYRDRAAERREKYGIPEPPEPKRRKYGSISTASVDFEQPTRDGLGSDNIGSRMLQAMGWKEGSGLGRKKQGIVTPIEAQTRVRGSGLGARGSSYGVTSTESYKETLHKTMVTRFNEAQ; this is encoded by the exons ATGCTGAGGATGCTGCCACAGGCAGCCACTGAGGATGAC ATCCGTGGCCAGCTGCAGTCCCACGGCGTGCAAGCACGGGAGGTTCGGCTGATGCGGAACAAATCTTCAG GTCAGAGCCGGGGCTTCGCCTTCGTCGAGTTTAGTCACTTGCAGGACGCTACACGATGGATGGAAGCCAATCAG CACTCCCTCAACATCCTGGGCCAGAAGGTGTCAATGCACTACAGCGACCCCAAGCCCAAGATCAATGAGGACTGGCTGTGCAATAAG TGTGGCGTCCAGAACTTCAAACGCCGAGAGAAGTGCTTCAAATGTGGCGTGCCCAAGTCAG AGGCAGAGCAGAAGCTGCCCCTCGGCACGAGGCTGGATCAGCAGACACTGCCACTGGGTGGCCGGGAGCTGAGCCAGGGCCTGCTTCCCCTGCCGCAGCCCTACCAGGCCCAGGGAGTCCTGGCCTCCCAAGCCCTGTCACAAGGCTCAGAGCCAAGCTCAGAGAACGCCAATGACA CCATCATTTTGCGCAACCTGAACCCACACAGCACCATGGATTCCATCCTGGGGGCCCTGGCACCCTACGCAGTGCTGTCCTCCTCCAACGTGCGCGTCATAAAGGACAAGCAGACCCAACTGAACCGCGGCTTTGCCTTCATCCAGCTCTCCACCATCGTG GAGGCAGCCCAGCTGCTGCAGATCCTGCAAGCCCTGCACCCACCACTCACCATCGACGGCAAGACCATCAATGTTGAGTTTGCCAAGGGTTCTAAGAG GGACATGGCCTCCAATGAAGGCAGTCGCATCAGTGCTGCCTCTGTGGCCAGCACTGCCATTGCTGCGGCCCAGTGGGCCATCTCACAG GCCTCCCAAGGTGGGGAGGGTGCCTGGGCCACCTCCGAGGAGCCGCCGGTCGACTATAGCTACTACCAACAGGATGAGGGCTATGGCAACAGCCAGGGCACAGAGTCTTCCCTCTATGCCCATGGCTACCTCAAGGGCACCAAGGGCCCTGGCATCACTGGAACCAAAGGGGACCCCACCGGAGCAG gtcctgaggcctccctagagcCTGGGGCTGACTCTGTGTCGATGCAGGCTTTCTCTCGCACCCAGCCTGGTGCTGCCCCTGGCATCTACCAACAATCAGCCGAGGCGAGCAGCAGCCAGGGCACTGCTGCCAACAGCCAG TCGTATACCATCATGTCACCCGCTGTGCTCAAATCTGAGCTCCAGAGCCCTACCCATCCTAGTTCTGCTCTCCCACCGGCCACCAGCCCCACTGCCCAGGAATCCTACAGCCAGTACC CTGTTCCCGACGTCTCCACCTACCAGTACGATGAGACCTCCGGCTACTACTATGATCCCCAGACCGGCCTCTACTATGACCCCAACTCCCAG tatTACTACAATGCTCAAAGCCAGCAGTACCTGTACTGGGATGGGGAGAGGCGGACCTATGTTCCCGCCCTGGAGCAGTCGGCCGATGGGCATAAGGAGACGGGGGCACCCTCGAAGGAGGgcaaagagaagaaggagaagcacAAGACCAAAACAGCTCAACAG ATTGCCAAGGACATGGAACGCTGGGCCCGCagtctcaacaaacaaaaagaaaacttcaaaaatagTTTCCAGCCTATCAGCTCCCTGCGAGATGACGAGAGGCGGGAGTCGGCCACTGCAGATGCTGGCTATGCCATCCTCGAGAAGAAG GGAGCACTAGCCGAGAGACAGCACACCAGCATGGATCTCCCGAAATTGGCCAGTGACGACCGCCCA AGCCCTCCGCGAGGGCTGGTGGCAGCCTACAGCGGGGAAAGTGACAGTGAGGAGGAGCAGGAGCGTGGGGGCCCCGAGCGGGAGGAGAAGCTCACCGACTGGCAGAAGCTGGCCTGTCTGCTCTGCCGACGCCAGTTCCCCAGCAAAGAGGCGCTCATCCGGCACCAGCAGCTCTCAGGGCTCCACAAG CAAAACCTTGAGATTCACCGGCGAGCCCACTTGTCAGAAAACGAGCTAGAAGCACTAGAGAAGAATGACATGGAG CAAATGAAGTACCGGGACCGTGCAGCTGAACGCAGAGAGAAGTATGGCATCCCCGAGCCGCCAGAGCCCAAGAGGAGGAAGTATGGCAGCATATCCACAGCCTCCGT AGACTTCGAGCAGCCTACTCGGGACGGGCTGGGCAGTGACAACATTGGCAGTCGCATGCTCCAGGCCATGGGCTGGAAAGAGGGCAGCGGCCTGGGCCGCAAGAAGCAGGGCATTGTAACGCCCATCGAG GCCCAAACACGGGTGCGGGGCTCCGGCCTGGGTGCACGGGGCAGCTCCTACGGGGTCACCTCAACCGAGTCCTACAAGGAGACACTGCACAAGACAATGGTGACCCGCTTCAACGAGGCCCAGTGA